The Corynebacterium poyangense genome includes a window with the following:
- a CDS encoding aromatic ring-hydroxylating dioxygenase subunit alpha: MPQHTRSQRSKAAKILPHPLNGWYVAAWDYEVTNTEPLARTIANTPLALYRTKEGRPVALADACWHRLAPLSKGKLVGKDGIQCPYHGLEYNSAGRCMKMPAQETLNPSASVSSYPVVERHRFVWVWLGEAALADPGKIPDMKQMKDKYWAGDGETIYAKCNYQLILDNLMDLTHEEFVHSSSIGQAELSESDFEVTHTENSVTLSRWILDTEAPPFWQKNMADKYPDFQGNVDRWQIIHYYYPSTICIDVGVAKAGTGAPEGCRDYGVNGYVMNTISPETDRSSHYFWAFTRNWNLDEQSITTRLRNGVHGVFGEDEMMLKAQQEAIDANPSHEFYSLNIDAGGMWVRHILEKALEAEGRIDIETTFPK, encoded by the coding sequence ATGCCTCAACATACCCGTTCTCAACGCTCTAAAGCTGCGAAGATCCTGCCTCATCCACTTAATGGGTGGTATGTGGCTGCGTGGGATTATGAAGTCACCAACACTGAACCTTTGGCAAGAACTATCGCTAACACTCCTCTCGCTCTCTATAGGACAAAAGAGGGAAGGCCAGTTGCACTTGCAGACGCATGCTGGCACAGACTAGCCCCACTATCCAAAGGAAAATTGGTTGGGAAAGACGGTATTCAATGTCCCTACCACGGATTGGAATATAACTCGGCAGGTCGTTGCATGAAGATGCCCGCCCAAGAGACTCTAAATCCGTCCGCTTCTGTCTCGTCATATCCAGTAGTAGAACGACATCGATTTGTGTGGGTATGGCTCGGAGAAGCCGCATTAGCAGATCCAGGAAAAATCCCGGACATGAAGCAGATGAAGGATAAGTACTGGGCTGGGGATGGGGAGACAATATATGCCAAGTGTAATTACCAATTAATACTGGATAACCTCATGGACCTGACCCACGAGGAATTTGTGCATAGTTCATCGATAGGACAGGCGGAGTTGAGTGAATCGGACTTTGAAGTAACCCATACCGAAAACTCGGTAACTCTAAGCCGGTGGATATTGGATACGGAGGCTCCGCCATTTTGGCAGAAGAACATGGCCGATAAATATCCCGATTTCCAGGGGAATGTTGATAGATGGCAGATAATCCATTATTACTATCCGTCCACAATTTGTATCGACGTAGGGGTCGCCAAAGCAGGCACCGGAGCGCCAGAAGGATGCCGAGATTATGGGGTAAATGGATACGTAATGAACACTATTAGTCCAGAAACGGACAGATCATCACATTACTTCTGGGCCTTCACAAGAAACTGGAATCTAGACGAACAGTCGATAACCACCAGGCTCAGGAACGGAGTGCATGGGGTATTCGGTGAAGACGAAATGATGCTTAAAGCACAGCAAGAAGCGATTGATGCCAATCCTAGCCATGAGTTTTACAGTCTCAACATTGATGCCGGCGGAATGTGGGTCAGGCACATATTGGAAAAAGCTTTGGAAGCAGAGGGGCGAATTGATATTGAAACAACATTTCCTAAATAA